In Mastigocladopsis repens PCC 10914, a single window of DNA contains:
- a CDS encoding transglutaminase TgpA family protein: MFNRSRIGWRLPASLLWRQIMQESPLMEVEGSITLRVLVLALVIVGIVATDIAAETKLSLWSMPLSVVGAIWSYYRRHNRNVSVKFFIAIGMLAALGAFFGQLFGELNDTRLALAELLIQLQVFHSFDMPRRKDLGYSIVIGLILLGVAATLSQTLAFGPVLLLFLVLALPTLVLDYRSRLGLQSLKAFSGSAWERDKNKKFSSFFTFYFLLFILVVGLGLGIFAVLPRFPGYQLRMFPVSSPINIKGDFTGRSIINPGYIRQGHGKNQGSGDSSGGEQNQTGEPGILNDSFYYGFNSRINQNLRGVMKPKVVMRVRSQGAGFWRVLAFDRYTTQGWEISRNQQVQTLKRSPWSYQIFLPPTPIIGKTQEIVQTYTVVSDLPNLIPALAYPKEIYFPTPMIAADTEGSLRSPVELSEGLTYTVVSQVPYRDRTLLGQASTKYPEGIKKYYLQIPPEIADKVRQHTEEILANYNTERVGKSQKTLDSPYEKALYLAQYLKQHYSIPQNPSDLPYLGAKEDLVEAFLYKYKGGYPDHFSTVLTVMLRSIGIPARLVAGFSPGEFNPFTGMYIVRNTDAYAMTEVYFPKYGWFAFDPIPSHPLIPPSIEDVETFSVLHQFWKWVAGWLPSPVTGLLNKVFGAIFSWIARVLSWFFSLFSQGWLGILTGVILATAIAFLGWIGWEQWREWRYRFALSKLPPMESLYQQMLTWASQKGLSKHPAQTPLEYAQVSYQHQSSATAEVIDEICQAYVSWRYGGHAPNLNRLRQRWQEVRKATRN; the protein is encoded by the coding sequence ATGTTTAACAGATCCAGGATAGGTTGGCGTCTACCTGCAAGTCTTTTATGGCGGCAAATTATGCAGGAGTCGCCGTTGATGGAAGTGGAAGGTTCAATTACCTTGCGGGTGCTGGTGCTAGCGTTGGTAATTGTAGGAATTGTGGCGACGGATATTGCGGCTGAGACTAAATTGAGTCTTTGGTCAATGCCGCTTTCGGTGGTAGGCGCGATTTGGAGTTACTACCGTCGCCATAATCGTAATGTCTCGGTTAAGTTCTTTATCGCCATAGGAATGTTAGCAGCACTGGGGGCTTTCTTTGGGCAATTGTTTGGCGAGTTGAATGATACGCGGCTGGCTTTAGCAGAGTTGTTAATTCAACTCCAAGTATTTCACAGTTTTGATATGCCACGTCGCAAAGACTTAGGATACTCAATTGTCATCGGGTTGATATTACTTGGTGTTGCCGCTACGCTGAGTCAAACTTTAGCATTTGGCCCAGTGCTGCTGTTATTTCTAGTGCTCGCCCTACCAACTCTCGTTCTAGATTACCGTTCACGCCTCGGCTTGCAGTCATTAAAAGCGTTCTCAGGCTCTGCCTGGGAACGAGATAAAAATAAAAAATTCTCTTCTTTTTTTACTTTTTACTTTTTACTTTTTATTCTCGTTGTGGGATTGGGACTGGGGATTTTTGCTGTTTTACCCCGATTCCCAGGGTATCAGTTGCGAATGTTTCCGGTAAGTTCTCCTATAAACATCAAAGGAGATTTTACAGGACGTAGCATCATCAACCCTGGTTATATTCGCCAAGGTCATGGCAAAAATCAAGGCAGTGGTGATAGTAGTGGAGGAGAACAAAACCAAACTGGTGAACCAGGGATATTAAATGATAGTTTTTATTACGGTTTTAATAGCCGGATAAACCAAAACCTGCGAGGTGTGATGAAACCCAAGGTCGTCATGCGAGTGAGATCGCAAGGCGCGGGTTTCTGGAGGGTTTTGGCTTTTGACCGCTACACCACTCAAGGATGGGAAATTTCCCGCAATCAGCAGGTGCAAACCCTCAAGCGATCGCCTTGGTCTTACCAAATTTTTCTTCCCCCAACACCTATCATTGGGAAGACTCAAGAAATAGTACAAACATACACAGTGGTGTCGGATTTGCCAAACTTGATTCCAGCTTTGGCTTATCCCAAAGAAATTTATTTTCCGACACCAATGATAGCTGCGGATACAGAAGGCTCTTTGCGATCGCCTGTGGAATTATCAGAAGGTCTTACCTATACAGTCGTTTCGCAAGTACCGTACCGTGATCGCACTTTGTTGGGACAAGCCTCAACCAAATATCCAGAGGGTATAAAAAAATACTATCTACAAATCCCCCCCGAAATTGCTGACAAAGTTAGGCAGCACACCGAAGAAATCTTAGCCAATTACAACACCGAAAGAGTCGGCAAGTCCCAAAAAACTCTAGATTCACCGTATGAAAAAGCTCTCTATTTAGCTCAGTACCTAAAGCAACACTACAGTATCCCTCAAAATCCTTCAGATTTACCATATTTAGGTGCAAAAGAAGACTTGGTAGAAGCTTTCTTGTACAAATACAAAGGAGGCTACCCAGACCATTTCTCCACAGTGTTGACGGTGATGCTACGCTCCATCGGTATACCAGCGCGGTTAGTGGCGGGGTTTAGCCCAGGAGAGTTTAATCCGTTTACAGGAATGTACATTGTCCGTAACACTGATGCTTATGCAATGACGGAAGTGTATTTCCCGAAATACGGCTGGTTTGCCTTTGACCCCATTCCTAGCCATCCCCTGATACCTCCTTCAATTGAGGATGTGGAAACTTTCAGCGTTCTGCACCAGTTTTGGAAGTGGGTTGCTGGGTGGTTGCCTTCTCCTGTGACAGGTTTGCTGAATAAAGTGTTTGGAGCAATATTTAGCTGGATAGCTAGAGTCCTCTCTTGGTTTTTCTCCTTATTTTCTCAGGGGTGGCTAGGTATATTGACTGGTGTCATTTTGGCGACTGCAATAGCTTTCTTAGGTTGGATAGGGTGGGAGCAGTGGCGAGAGTGGCGCTATCGCTTTGCACTCAGTAAATTACCACCCATGGAAAGCCTTTATCAACAAATGCTGACATGGGCAAGTCAAAAAGGCTTGAGTAAACATCCAGCACAAACACCCCTAGAGTACGCCCAAGTCTCTTACCAGCATCAGTCCTCTGCTACTGCTGAAGTCATAGATGAAATTTGTCAAGCTTATGTTAGCTGGCGGTATGGCGGTCATGCTCCTAACTTGAACCGACTGCGACAAAGATGGCAAGAGGTGAGAAAGGCCACGAGGAATTGA
- a CDS encoding Tic22 family protein produces the protein MNLLVRWGTTLTLVGSTLLATVFSGNAPVLALTEQQIKEKLDPVPVFLITNNQGVPLTRTVPNNGQNAQKKEATVTDVFMSGQEAQAFINQLRNVQGKNPKMAEMLKSLQVTPVPLGMIYQRLRDNAKKPDSLVFAFNPGKQDIEGAMALLRQSGKEVKQFPSVPIFIVRSPEKGYVSVKRKTDNKEVIPLFLSQKDAQGLLNQVKQQVPKADIQVVDIDGIIQTLRAKNDPWLNQVTIVPSSETMQYIVSKQNNAPKPAAPAAPKK, from the coding sequence ATGAATTTATTAGTTCGCTGGGGCACAACATTAACTTTAGTGGGGAGTACTCTGCTGGCAACAGTTTTTAGCGGAAATGCTCCAGTGCTCGCATTGACAGAACAACAAATTAAAGAAAAATTAGACCCAGTACCTGTGTTTTTGATTACTAACAACCAAGGTGTCCCTCTCACTCGTACTGTGCCTAACAATGGGCAAAATGCACAAAAGAAAGAAGCCACGGTGACAGACGTTTTTATGAGTGGGCAGGAGGCTCAGGCTTTTATCAACCAACTGCGGAACGTGCAAGGCAAAAACCCGAAAATGGCAGAAATGTTAAAAAGCCTGCAAGTGACACCAGTACCCTTGGGAATGATTTATCAGAGACTTCGAGATAATGCTAAAAAACCAGACAGCCTCGTGTTTGCTTTTAATCCTGGAAAGCAGGATATAGAAGGGGCTATGGCATTGCTACGCCAAAGCGGTAAAGAAGTCAAGCAGTTCCCCAGTGTACCGATTTTTATCGTTAGGTCGCCAGAAAAGGGGTATGTTTCTGTCAAACGGAAAACTGACAATAAGGAAGTTATTCCTCTGTTCTTAAGTCAAAAAGACGCCCAAGGTTTGTTGAACCAAGTGAAACAACAAGTTCCTAAGGCTGACATTCAGGTGGTGGACATAGACGGAATCATTCAAACATTGCGAGCAAAAAATGATCCATGGCTAAACCAAGTTACCATAGTCCCCTCTTCTGAAACTATGCAGTATATCGTTAGCAAGCAAAATAATGCACCCAAACCCGCTGCACCTGCTGCTCCCAAGAAATAA
- the remA gene encoding extracellular matrix/biofilm regulator RemA, with protein sequence MDIQLINIGFGNIVSANRVVAIVSPESAPIKRIITDARDRGQLIDATYGRRTRAVIITDSSHVILSAIQPETVANRFVITRDHHQAVDN encoded by the coding sequence ATGGACATTCAGTTAATCAACATCGGCTTTGGCAACATCGTGTCTGCCAACCGAGTCGTTGCCATTGTCAGTCCAGAGTCTGCTCCGATTAAGCGGATCATTACCGATGCACGTGATCGAGGTCAGCTGATCGACGCAACTTACGGTCGACGCACTAGAGCTGTCATTATCACTGATTCCAGTCACGTTATTCTTTCGGCGATTCAGCCGGAAACGGTAGCGAATCGCTTTGTGATTACCCGCGATCATCATCAAGCTGTAGATAATTGA
- a CDS encoding alpha/beta fold hydrolase — MATIEILGVPHAYELTAPTSYPHTLVFIHGWLNSRGYWQPVISPLSDDFQCLSYDLRGFGESQPRLKTDFSREQNYFSLSAKSSSAVVNPFDSVYTPAAYAQDLVALLQQLNVKSAWLVGHSLGGTIALWGAAQMPECVKGVICINSGGGIYLKEAFEQFRSAGQRFLQVRPRWLSQVPLIDLLFTRVSVARPLERNWARQRVIDFVVADPEAALGALLDSTTEEEINHLPQLVSQLKQPIYFLAGAEDKVMEPKYVRHLASFHPLFSYCGDNFIEIPDCGHLAMLEQPDAVATHIRSLVLQRSKGEEERKRGEVLG, encoded by the coding sequence ATGGCAACCATCGAAATCTTGGGCGTTCCACACGCATACGAGCTAACAGCTCCCACTTCCTACCCCCACACCTTAGTATTTATCCACGGATGGCTCAATAGCCGTGGGTACTGGCAACCTGTGATTTCCCCGTTGTCAGATGATTTTCAATGTCTTTCCTATGATTTAAGAGGTTTTGGAGAGTCCCAGCCCAGGCTAAAAACTGATTTTAGTCGAGAACAAAATTATTTCAGCCTAAGTGCTAAATCTAGTAGTGCGGTTGTTAATCCCTTTGATTCTGTTTATACTCCGGCTGCCTATGCTCAGGATTTAGTAGCTCTCCTGCAACAACTCAACGTTAAGAGCGCTTGGCTGGTTGGTCATTCTTTGGGAGGTACGATCGCCCTTTGGGGTGCCGCCCAAATGCCAGAATGTGTTAAAGGAGTCATCTGTATTAACTCAGGTGGTGGAATTTATCTCAAAGAAGCCTTTGAGCAGTTTCGTTCAGCGGGTCAGCGGTTTTTGCAAGTTCGCCCCAGATGGCTTAGCCAAGTGCCTCTGATTGATTTGCTATTTACCAGAGTGAGTGTAGCACGCCCTTTGGAGCGCAATTGGGCACGTCAGCGGGTGATTGATTTCGTTGTTGCAGATCCAGAAGCTGCTTTGGGAGCACTGCTAGATTCTACAACAGAAGAAGAAATTAATCACTTGCCTCAACTCGTTTCTCAACTTAAGCAACCGATTTATTTCCTGGCTGGTGCGGAAGACAAGGTTATGGAACCCAAGTATGTCCGCCATTTAGCTAGCTTTCACCCTCTTTTCAGCTACTGTGGCGACAATTTTATCGAAATTCCTGATTGCGGACACCTGGCAATGTTAGAACAGCCAGATGCAGTTGCTACTCACATCCGCTCTCTCGTTCTCCAGCGCTCTAAAGGAGAGGAAGAAAGGAAAAGGGGAGAAGTCCTTGGGTGA
- a CDS encoding GNAT family N-acetyltransferase, with product MGFWKTWFSTSEAASTTRTTPFEEYAVETVGNSSSTGVGEHQQESRIVFSTERDIDLYELEELCDSVGWSRRPLRKVKKAIEHSFLVASMWQVRGNKKRLIGFARATSDHAFNATIWDVVVHPEFQGKGLGKALMKYVLKKLRSEEISNVTLFADPHVVDFYQTLGFMSDPEGIKGMFWYPH from the coding sequence ATGGGTTTTTGGAAAACTTGGTTTAGTACATCAGAAGCTGCCTCAACGACCAGGACAACACCCTTTGAAGAGTATGCAGTGGAAACTGTGGGCAACTCAAGCTCTACTGGTGTTGGCGAACATCAGCAGGAATCTCGCATAGTTTTTAGTACTGAGCGAGATATTGATCTGTATGAACTAGAAGAACTATGTGATTCAGTTGGTTGGTCGCGTCGTCCTCTACGAAAAGTGAAAAAAGCTATTGAGCATAGTTTCCTCGTAGCCTCCATGTGGCAAGTGCGAGGAAACAAAAAGCGACTCATTGGTTTTGCCCGTGCAACATCAGATCATGCCTTTAATGCCACAATTTGGGATGTGGTAGTTCACCCAGAATTTCAAGGGAAAGGGCTGGGGAAGGCACTTATGAAATATGTACTCAAAAAACTTAGGAGTGAAGAAATTAGTAATGTTACTCTTTTTGCTGACCCCCATGTTGTAGACTTCTACCAGACTTTGGGGTTCATGTCCGATCCAGAAGGCATCAAAGGTATGTTTTGGTACCCTCATTAA
- a CDS encoding photosystem I reaction center subunit III — protein sequence MRCLLALILAICVWFNFAPSAKAQTPGANLVPCSESPAFQERVQAARATNFDPASGEKRFERYSQQLCGPEGLPHLIVDGRLSHVGDFTIPGIIFLYIAGWIGWVGRTYLQTIKKEGGDVEWKEVKIEVPKALPIMLSGFTWPVAALRELLSGELTAKDEEIPISPR from the coding sequence ATGCGATGCTTGTTAGCTCTGATTTTAGCGATTTGTGTTTGGTTCAACTTTGCCCCGTCAGCCAAAGCGCAGACTCCAGGGGCAAATCTTGTGCCTTGCAGTGAATCTCCTGCCTTCCAAGAACGGGTACAAGCTGCCCGTGCTACTAACTTTGACCCCGCTTCTGGAGAAAAACGATTTGAGCGTTATTCTCAGCAGCTGTGCGGCCCCGAAGGTCTACCTCATCTAATAGTGGATGGTCGTCTCAGCCATGTTGGTGACTTCACAATTCCTGGCATTATCTTCCTCTATATTGCTGGTTGGATTGGCTGGGTAGGTCGTACCTATCTGCAAACAATCAAGAAAGAAGGCGGTGACGTGGAATGGAAAGAAGTCAAAATTGAAGTGCCAAAAGCGCTGCCAATTATGCTCTCAGGCTTTACTTGGCCTGTAGCCGCCCTGAGAGAATTGCTGTCAGGCGAATTAACAGCCAAGGATGAAGAAATTCCCATTTCGCCACGCTAG
- the gmk gene encoding guanylate kinase, translated as MMQVISTKSAASTKECPTVGKLIILTGPSGVGKGTLMRSLLQRHPQLQYSISVTTRSPRQGEIDGKDYYFISRREFEQLVAAGELLEWAEFAGNYYGTPRKAVINQVHSGKWIVLEIELKGARQIRASYPNALSIFILPPSLSELEKRIRSRAQDSQEAIARRLHRAQEEISAADEFDLQIVNDDFETALNSIEAAIFG; from the coding sequence ATGATGCAAGTTATATCTACCAAAAGTGCTGCTAGTACTAAGGAATGCCCAACTGTGGGCAAGCTGATTATCTTGACTGGCCCAAGTGGAGTTGGCAAAGGCACTTTAATGCGATCGCTCCTCCAGCGTCATCCCCAACTGCAATATTCCATATCCGTGACGACTCGTTCTCCTCGTCAGGGGGAAATTGACGGCAAAGATTATTACTTCATCAGCCGTAGAGAGTTTGAACAATTGGTGGCTGCTGGAGAATTACTGGAGTGGGCAGAATTTGCTGGTAACTATTACGGTACTCCCCGGAAAGCCGTAATTAACCAAGTTCACTCTGGCAAGTGGATTGTGCTGGAAATTGAGCTAAAAGGGGCACGACAAATTCGCGCTTCTTATCCTAACGCCCTCAGCATTTTCATTTTGCCGCCTTCTTTGAGTGAATTAGAGAAACGGATACGCAGTCGCGCCCAAGATTCGCAAGAGGCGATCGCTCGTCGTCTGCACCGTGCCCAAGAAGAAATCAGTGCCGCTGATGAATTTGATCTTCAAATCGTTAATGACGATTTTGAAACTGCTCTAAATTCTATAGAAGCGGCTATATTTGGATGA
- a CDS encoding photosystem I reaction center subunit XI — protein MAQAVDASKNRPSDPRNQEVVFPQWRDPQQGNLETPINASPLVKWYINTLPAYRSGITPFRRGLEIGMAHGYWIFGPFAKLGPLRDTANANLAGLLATLSFIVILTGCLSLYGNSNPPQPHVTVTTPNPPDAFRSKEGWNGFASAFLIGGIGGAVVAYFLTSNLGLLQSLFG, from the coding sequence ATAGCACAAGCAGTAGATGCATCAAAAAATCGCCCTAGTGATCCAAGAAATCAGGAGGTTGTCTTTCCCCAATGGCGCGATCCACAACAAGGTAACCTGGAGACACCGATTAATGCTTCTCCCTTGGTCAAATGGTACATTAATACCTTGCCTGCCTATCGCTCAGGGATAACTCCATTCCGAAGAGGACTAGAAATTGGCATGGCTCATGGTTACTGGATTTTTGGTCCCTTCGCCAAATTGGGTCCCCTGCGCGATACGGCTAATGCCAACTTAGCTGGATTACTGGCAACCTTAAGCTTTATTGTCATTCTGACTGGTTGTCTGTCTCTATATGGCAATAGCAATCCCCCTCAACCACACGTTACTGTCACCACACCCAACCCTCCAGATGCTTTTAGATCAAAAGAAGGTTGGAACGGCTTTGCCAGTGCTTTCTTAATTGGTGGCATTGGTGGTGCAGTAGTTGCTTACTTTTTAACTAGTAATCTAGGTCTACTTCAAAGTCTGTTTGGTTAA
- the prmC gene encoding peptide chain release factor N(5)-glutamine methyltransferase — protein sequence MADKQSSVTGLQLWQWRNAAIQAAIATGVSPAEVDWLLQEVAGLDRLALRIESFKDWSQIPLELSLGDLDKLWQRRLNEHLPVQYVVGATPWRKYKIAVSNAVLIPRPETEDLIDLAVAAASESGTTPFLEQGHWADLGTGSGAIAIGLADVFNSASIHAVDYSHEALVVAMSNARNSGFGERIQFYQGSWWEPLESLKGQFSGMVSNPPYIPTNIIPTLQLEVVNHEPHLALDGGVDGLDCIRHLVELSPTYLQPGGVWLIEMMAGQADAVREMLQNQGSYCNIQIHRDLAGIERFALAFKKR from the coding sequence ATGGCGGATAAGCAGTCATCGGTCACTGGTTTACAACTTTGGCAGTGGCGTAACGCGGCAATTCAAGCTGCGATCGCCACTGGCGTTTCACCTGCTGAGGTAGATTGGTTACTACAAGAGGTCGCTGGGTTAGACCGTTTGGCATTGCGTATAGAATCATTCAAAGACTGGAGTCAGATTCCTTTGGAGTTATCTCTAGGGGATTTGGACAAACTCTGGCAGCGACGATTAAATGAACACTTGCCAGTACAGTATGTTGTAGGAGCTACTCCCTGGCGAAAGTATAAAATTGCTGTGTCAAACGCGGTTTTAATTCCCAGACCAGAAACAGAGGACTTGATCGATTTAGCTGTCGCTGCTGCTAGTGAAAGTGGGACGACACCGTTTTTAGAGCAAGGACACTGGGCTGACTTGGGAACTGGTAGTGGCGCGATCGCGATTGGACTGGCAGATGTTTTCAATTCAGCAAGCATTCACGCTGTCGATTACAGTCACGAAGCTCTTGTCGTCGCAATGTCAAACGCCCGAAATTCAGGTTTTGGGGAGCGCATTCAATTTTATCAAGGTTCTTGGTGGGAGCCTCTAGAATCGTTGAAGGGTCAGTTCAGTGGAATGGTGTCGAACCCACCTTATATACCCACCAACATCATACCTACCCTACAACTTGAAGTCGTTAACCATGAACCACATCTAGCTTTAGACGGTGGTGTTGATGGCTTAGATTGTATCCGCCATTTGGTAGAACTTTCCCCCACCTATTTACAACCAGGTGGGGTTTGGCTCATAGAGATGATGGCAGGACAAGCAGATGCCGTGCGAGAAATGTTGCAAAATCAAGGTAGTTATTGCAACATCCAGATTCATCGAGATTTAGCTGGCATTGAGCGCTTTGCTCTGGCATTTAAAAAAAGATAG
- a CDS encoding sensor histidine kinase, with product MNWSNWVYLGAGLALGVSLRGLFARRGVSSSSSTVSSVEEQQAVPALLQQMKETQLAYQMAREMSQFKAGFLARTTHVLRSPLNGLIGLHQLILSDLCENPEEEREFITEAHERALKLLKLIDEILSVARIEHGTNKLNIQPLRLAELLQEVHSLTYMLAENRNFPFQVLPSDPELYILADPFWLRQVLVNLVETCIALMEEGSICISAKASHTSDCVDIWLDVPTHATPQNEPINSMTLKDKPPEVESKNDVLLPGMKLLLNQTLLEVMAGKLEIVPSPTTKEQADDVTRLQVSIPRVIPEADFQMEEN from the coding sequence ATGAATTGGAGCAACTGGGTATATCTAGGAGCAGGACTAGCATTGGGGGTAAGTCTTCGTGGGTTATTTGCGCGGCGGGGGGTGTCTTCTAGCTCATCCACAGTATCGTCAGTAGAAGAACAACAGGCTGTACCAGCACTCCTGCAACAGATGAAGGAAACGCAGCTAGCCTATCAAATGGCACGAGAAATGAGCCAGTTTAAGGCGGGGTTTTTAGCACGGACTACCCATGTATTGCGATCGCCCCTCAATGGTCTCATTGGCTTGCATCAGTTAATTTTATCTGACTTATGTGAAAATCCAGAAGAAGAACGAGAATTTATTACTGAAGCTCACGAGCGAGCGCTGAAGCTGCTAAAGCTGATTGATGAAATTCTCAGCGTTGCCAGAATCGAACATGGTACGAACAAATTAAATATTCAGCCTTTAAGACTAGCGGAACTATTGCAGGAAGTTCACAGCCTAACTTATATGCTGGCGGAAAATCGCAATTTTCCCTTCCAGGTACTACCGTCAGATCCAGAATTGTATATCTTAGCAGATCCATTCTGGCTGCGACAAGTATTAGTAAATTTAGTGGAAACTTGCATTGCTCTGATGGAGGAAGGCAGCATTTGTATTTCTGCCAAAGCTTCGCACACAAGCGATTGTGTTGACATTTGGTTGGATGTGCCAACCCATGCTACTCCCCAGAATGAGCCAATAAATTCCATGACGTTGAAAGACAAGCCACCTGAGGTTGAAAGCAAAAACGACGTTCTCTTACCAGGAATGAAGTTATTGCTCAATCAAACTCTTTTGGAAGTCATGGCGGGAAAGTTGGAAATAGTTCCCTCTCCCACCACAAAGGAGCAAGCCGATGATGTAACGAGGCTACAAGTCTCTATCCCCCGAGTGATTCCTGAAGCTGATTTTCAGATGGAAGAGAACTAA
- a CDS encoding L-threonylcarbamoyladenylate synthase encodes MTQVSLDALVAGVRAGQLVSFPTDTVPALAALPEQGALIYAAKQRSQDKPLILMAASAEEIWSFVTGRGNEYEIWQRVAKKYWPGALTLVLPASARVPKAMNSVSDEDFDPQKDKPTHPMTIGIRVPNSRIAQTILTQTGPLATTSANLSGQPPLQTMAEIEAQFPHVLTLAATEFKDERHGIGLPSTVVKWTEKNWQILRQGAIKVEF; translated from the coding sequence ATGACCCAAGTTTCCTTAGACGCCCTTGTGGCTGGCGTACGTGCTGGTCAATTAGTAAGCTTTCCCACAGATACTGTTCCCGCACTGGCAGCTTTACCAGAACAAGGAGCATTAATTTATGCAGCGAAGCAGCGCAGTCAGGATAAACCCTTAATATTAATGGCAGCAAGTGCTGAAGAAATCTGGTCTTTTGTCACAGGTCGTGGCAATGAGTATGAAATTTGGCAAAGAGTTGCAAAGAAATATTGGCCAGGAGCACTAACTTTGGTATTGCCTGCTTCAGCAAGGGTACCAAAAGCGATGAATTCCGTTTCTGATGAAGATTTTGACCCCCAGAAGGACAAGCCTACTCACCCCATGACAATAGGGATTCGAGTGCCTAACTCCAGGATTGCCCAAACTATTTTGACGCAAACAGGTCCTCTGGCAACCACTAGCGCCAATTTATCAGGTCAACCCCCCTTACAAACGATGGCAGAGATTGAGGCACAGTTTCCCCATGTTTTGACTTTAGCGGCGACGGAATTTAAAGATGAGAGACACGGGATTGGTCTGCCTTCCACTGTTGTAAAATGGACTGAAAAGAATTGGCAAATTTTACGGCAAGGTGCTATAAAGGTAGAGTTTTAA
- the tsaD gene encoding tRNA (adenosine(37)-N6)-threonylcarbamoyltransferase complex transferase subunit TsaD — translation MATVLAIETSCDETAVAIVNNRQVCSSIIASQIPVHQQYGGVVPEVASRQHLETINGAIAQALQQAELDWDTIDGIAATCAPGLVGALLVGLTAAKTLAVVHNKPFLGVHHLEGHIYATYLSEPTLEAPFLSLLVSGGHTSLIYVKDCGVYETLGETRDDAAGEAFDKVARLLHLGYPGGPMIDRLAKEGNSQAFTLPEGKVSLPGGGYHRYDTSFSGLKTAVLRLVQQFEKNGQSLPTADVAASFQETIARSLTKRAIACAQDYGLSTIAIGGGVAANTALRQHLQRSAETHNLRVLFPPLKFCTDNAAMIGAAAADHLNRGHTSPLTTGVQSRLALTQVMELYRHEE, via the coding sequence ATGGCAACCGTTTTAGCTATAGAAACCAGCTGTGATGAAACCGCCGTGGCAATTGTTAACAATCGTCAAGTTTGTAGTAGTATTATTGCCTCGCAAATCCCAGTCCATCAGCAGTATGGTGGAGTCGTGCCGGAAGTGGCATCGCGCCAGCATTTAGAAACGATCAATGGGGCGATCGCCCAAGCCTTGCAACAAGCAGAACTAGACTGGGACACAATTGATGGTATCGCAGCTACTTGTGCCCCTGGATTGGTTGGGGCGCTGTTGGTCGGGTTAACTGCTGCCAAAACCTTGGCAGTGGTACATAACAAGCCATTTTTAGGAGTTCATCACCTCGAAGGTCACATTTACGCCACTTATTTGAGCGAGCCAACTTTAGAGGCTCCTTTCCTTAGCTTATTGGTTTCTGGTGGTCACACAAGCTTGATTTATGTTAAGGATTGTGGTGTGTATGAAACTTTGGGCGAAACTCGTGATGATGCAGCAGGTGAGGCTTTTGATAAAGTGGCACGTCTGTTGCATTTGGGGTATCCTGGTGGACCAATGATTGACAGGCTAGCAAAAGAGGGAAATTCACAAGCCTTTACCCTACCAGAAGGGAAAGTCTCCCTACCAGGTGGCGGATATCATCGGTATGATACGAGTTTTAGTGGGTTGAAGACAGCGGTACTACGGTTGGTGCAGCAGTTTGAAAAAAATGGGCAATCTCTGCCAACGGCAGATGTAGCGGCTAGTTTTCAGGAGACTATAGCACGATCCCTCACCAAAAGGGCAATTGCCTGTGCCCAAGACTATGGTCTTTCCACCATTGCTATTGGTGGAGGTGTAGCAGCCAACACTGCTTTGAGACAACATTTACAACGTTCAGCAGAAACTCATAACTTGCGCGTGCTCTTCCCCCCTCTAAAATTTTGCACCGATAACGCCGCTATGATTGGCGCTGCTGCGGCTGACCATCTCAACAGAGGTCATACCTCCCCTCTCACCACAGGCGTTCAGTCTAGACTAGCGCTGACCCAAGTCATGGAGTTGTATCGGCATGAGGAATAA